In Anaerolineae bacterium, a single genomic region encodes these proteins:
- the ilvB gene encoding biosynthetic-type acetolactate synthase large subunit has product MSPRMTGAQMLWESLIREGVEVVFGYPGGSIMPVYDAMLEYPVRHVLTRHEQGAAHAADSYARALRHQRKVGVAMATSGPGATNLVTGIATAMMDSSPVVFITGQVASSYLGSDAFQEIDVTGVTQPITKHNFLVTRAADIPRVVREAFHIARTGRPGPVLIDLCKDAQTEEAEFVWPETVQLPGYHLPEQADEAALEEATRLLSQAQRPVILAGQGVLLSGAMEELRALADRAQIPVAMTLLGLGALPLEHPLSLGMMGMHGEYFVNMAIQNADLLIALGMRFDDRVTGKLEAYAPQARKIHVEVDPAEINKNVLVDVALLGDLKTVLTQWLPLVPEAQRPAWLAQIDTWRAGTRQRDVVRRTQRRSGGPLRGAEVIQRLWEATVDRDVIITTGVGQHQMWTAQYYRFAQPYRLITSGGLGTMGFGLPSGVGAALAHPDKEIWVIEGDGGFQMTQAEMSTVVQENLNIKIVVLNNHYLGMVRQWQELFHDRRYAAVLLHNPDFLQLAAAHGIPGRRVTQRNEVDDALAFARRQKGPVLLEFRVPDEDNVFPMVTTNDPLHAMIRRPTEEHLDAK; this is encoded by the coding sequence ATGTCCCCCCGTATGACTGGCGCGCAAATGTTGTGGGAAAGCCTGATTCGTGAAGGCGTCGAAGTGGTGTTCGGCTACCCCGGCGGGTCCATCATGCCCGTGTACGACGCCATGTTGGAATATCCCGTGCGCCATGTGCTCACCCGCCACGAGCAGGGCGCGGCCCACGCCGCCGACAGCTACGCCCGCGCGCTGCGCCACCAGCGCAAGGTGGGCGTGGCCATGGCCACCTCGGGCCCCGGCGCCACCAATCTAGTCACCGGCATCGCCACGGCGATGATGGACTCTTCCCCCGTGGTCTTTATCACCGGCCAGGTGGCTTCTTCCTACTTAGGCAGCGATGCTTTCCAGGAGATTGATGTCACCGGCGTGACCCAGCCCATCACCAAGCACAACTTCCTGGTCACTCGGGCGGCCGACATCCCGCGCGTAGTGCGCGAAGCCTTCCACATCGCCCGCACGGGACGGCCGGGGCCGGTGCTCATCGATTTGTGCAAGGACGCGCAGACCGAGGAAGCCGAGTTTGTCTGGCCTGAGACGGTGCAGCTGCCAGGCTATCATCTTCCTGAACAGGCCGACGAAGCCGCGTTGGAGGAGGCTACTCGTCTGCTGAGCCAGGCCCAGCGCCCGGTCATCCTGGCCGGTCAGGGCGTGCTCCTCTCCGGGGCCATGGAGGAACTGCGGGCCCTGGCCGATAGGGCCCAGATCCCGGTGGCGATGACCCTCTTGGGGTTAGGCGCCCTCCCCCTGGAACACCCTCTCTCCCTGGGGATGATGGGCATGCACGGCGAGTACTTCGTCAACATGGCTATCCAAAACGCCGATCTGCTCATCGCCTTAGGGATGCGCTTTGACGACCGGGTGACCGGGAAACTGGAAGCCTACGCCCCTCAGGCCCGCAAGATCCATGTGGAGGTGGACCCTGCCGAGATCAACAAGAATGTTCTGGTCGATGTGGCGCTGCTCGGCGATCTGAAGACCGTATTGACCCAATGGCTGCCCCTCGTGCCCGAAGCCCAGCGGCCAGCGTGGCTGGCGCAAATCGATACTTGGCGTGCCGGCACGCGACAACGTGATGTGGTCCGCCGAACCCAACGCCGTAGCGGCGGGCCGCTGCGCGGCGCCGAGGTCATCCAGCGCCTGTGGGAAGCCACGGTTGATCGGGATGTGATCATCACCACCGGGGTCGGTCAGCACCAGATGTGGACCGCGCAGTATTACCGCTTCGCTCAGCCCTATCGGCTGATCACCTCGGGCGGGCTGGGCACCATGGGGTTCGGTCTTCCCTCCGGGGTCGGTGCCGCCCTGGCGCATCCGGATAAGGAGATCTGGGTCATCGAGGGGGACGGCGGCTTTCAGATGACTCAGGCTGAAATGTCCACCGTAGTGCAGGAAAACCTCAATATCAAAATCGTGGTGCTGAACAACCACTACCTGGGTATGGTGCGCCAGTGGCAGGAGCTGTTCCATGATCGCCGCTACGCTGCCGTGTTGTTGCACAACCCCGATTTTCTGCAGCTGGCTGCTGCTCATGGCATCCCCGGGCGACGGGTGACACAGCGCAACGAGGTAGATGACGCCCTGGCCTTTGCCCGCCGCCAAAAGGGACCGGTGCTGCTCGAGTTCCGCGTTCCCGATGAGGACAATGTTTTCCCCATGGTGACCACCAACGACCCGCTGCACGCTATGATCCGCCGCCCGACGGAAGAGCACCTTGACGCCAAGTAA
- the ilvN gene encoding acetolactate synthase small subunit — MPHTFVVLVENKPGVLNRIASLFRRRNYNIHSLNVGTTHDPRISRMTLVVETAPEKAPLIEANLYKLVNVIDVQDVTDRPAVRRELALIKVRAPRSAHAEIINLASVFRANIVDVTPETLTIEVTGTSEKVDGLIQTLATVEVLEVVRTGVLAMTRGTVEGKRHLPGADAAR; from the coding sequence ATGCCCCATACCTTTGTCGTTTTGGTGGAAAACAAACCCGGCGTGTTGAACCGCATCGCCTCGTTGTTCCGCCGGCGCAACTACAATATCCACTCCCTGAATGTGGGAACCACCCACGACCCCCGCATCTCCCGCATGACCTTGGTGGTAGAGACCGCTCCGGAAAAGGCTCCGCTCATCGAGGCCAACCTCTACAAACTGGTCAACGTTATCGATGTGCAGGATGTGACCGACCGGCCTGCTGTGCGCCGCGAGCTGGCGCTCATCAAAGTGCGCGCGCCCCGCAGCGCCCACGCCGAGATCATCAACCTGGCGTCGGTGTTCCGCGCCAATATTGTGGATGTCACCCCGGAGACCCTGACCATCGAGGTCACTGGCACCTCTGAAAAGGTGGACGGCCTGATCCAAACCCTGGCCACCGTCGAGGTGCTCGAGGTGGTGCGTACTGGTGTGCTGGCCATGACGCGCGGCACGGTGGAAGGCAAACGTCATCTCCCCGGCGCTGACGCCGCACGCTAA
- the ilvC gene encoding ketol-acid reductoisomerase: MFYDHHAQPELIRRRKVAVLGYGSQGHAHAQNLRDNGVDVRVGLRPGGRSWARAEADGFPVLPVAQAVQEADVVMLLLPDTRQPAVYREHIAPHLRPGQTLMFAHGFNIHYGTIQPPDFVDVSMVAPKAPGHRVREVFVQGGGTPALLAVHQDASGQARAIALAYAWGIGTTRASVLETTFKEETETDLFGEQTVLCGGVSALIQAGFETLVEAGYQPELAYFETLHELKLIVDLLYRGGLTYMRYSVSDTAEYGDYVSGQRVIGETVRQAMRQILEEIQSGAFARRWIEENEQGRPWFERQRREAARHPIERVGRRLRAMMPFLDPVEVDPDQWTIVSPAQPQTAPPPQEDTP; this comes from the coding sequence ATGTTCTACGATCACCATGCTCAACCCGAACTGATTCGCCGGCGCAAGGTGGCCGTGCTGGGCTACGGCTCCCAGGGCCACGCCCACGCCCAAAACCTGCGCGACAACGGTGTGGATGTGCGCGTCGGCCTGCGCCCCGGTGGCCGCTCCTGGGCCCGTGCCGAGGCCGACGGCTTCCCGGTGTTGCCTGTGGCCCAGGCCGTGCAGGAAGCCGATGTGGTCATGCTCCTGCTGCCCGACACCAGGCAGCCCGCCGTGTACCGTGAGCACATCGCCCCCCATCTGCGCCCCGGCCAGACGCTCATGTTCGCCCACGGGTTCAACATCCACTACGGCACCATCCAGCCCCCCGATTTCGTCGATGTCAGCATGGTGGCGCCCAAGGCCCCTGGCCATCGGGTGCGCGAGGTGTTCGTGCAGGGCGGCGGCACCCCGGCTCTGCTGGCCGTGCATCAGGACGCCAGCGGCCAGGCCCGCGCCATCGCCCTGGCCTATGCCTGGGGCATCGGCACCACCCGCGCCAGTGTGCTGGAAACCACCTTCAAAGAGGAAACCGAGACCGACCTCTTCGGCGAACAAACCGTGTTGTGCGGCGGCGTCTCCGCGCTTATTCAAGCCGGGTTCGAAACCCTGGTGGAGGCTGGATACCAGCCCGAGCTGGCCTACTTCGAGACGCTGCACGAACTCAAACTCATCGTGGACCTGCTCTATCGCGGCGGCCTGACCTACATGCGTTACTCGGTCTCCGACACCGCCGAATACGGCGACTATGTCTCCGGCCAGCGGGTGATCGGTGAAACGGTGCGCCAAGCCATGCGCCAGATCCTGGAGGAGATCCAGAGCGGCGCCTTCGCCCGCCGCTGGATTGAGGAAAACGAACAGGGACGTCCCTGGTTCGAGCGCCAACGCCGGGAGGCCGCCCGGCACCCCATCGAGCGCGTGGGCCGCCGCCTGCGCGCCATGATGCCTTTCCTCGATCCCGTAGAAGTGGACCCCGACCAATGGACGATCGTCTCGCCTGCCCAACCCCAAACCGCTCCCCCACCCCAGGAGGACACCCCATGA
- a CDS encoding 2-isopropylmalate synthase, translating into MSTQLPHPNYVRIFDTTLRDGEQSPGATMTSTEKLQIARALARLGVDVIEAGFPAASPDDLEAVRRIAIEVGNPDPKQNGHRVPIIAGLARAVKSDIDAAWEAVRHAAHPRIHTFLATSPIHMQYKLRMTPQEVVQRVRDMVAYAKSLCDDVEFSPEDAGRSDPEFLYEVLAAAIKAGATTLNIPDTVGYTTPEVFYRLIKGIIENTPGIDQVVVSVHCHNDLGLATANTLAGLMAGARQAEVTVNGIGERAGNTALEEVVMALRVRKDVYGLETDIEPSQIVRVSQMVSRITGMTVQPNKAIVGANAFAHEAGIHQDGMLKHQQTYEIMRPEMVGWPKSRLVLGKHSGRHALRVRLEELGYRLSREELDEIFQAFKRLADRKKAITDADLMALVSAERGLAPEEERFHLEAAQVVAGTGMPSATVRLRGPDGQTHIASAVGTGPVDAVYKAIERVVGVRPVLLEYVVNAVTEGIDAVGEVTVRIQSPAAETRPSPQGDVRPRTFGGYAADTDIILASARAYLTAINKMLAARQGAAAPTAEPNRPVAA; encoded by the coding sequence ATGAGCACGCAACTGCCCCACCCCAACTATGTGCGCATCTTCGACACCACGCTGCGCGACGGCGAACAATCGCCCGGCGCCACCATGACCTCGACCGAGAAACTGCAAATCGCCCGTGCCTTGGCCCGGCTGGGTGTGGATGTCATCGAGGCCGGCTTTCCGGCTGCTTCGCCCGACGACCTGGAGGCCGTGCGGCGCATCGCCATCGAGGTGGGCAACCCCGACCCCAAGCAGAACGGCCACCGGGTGCCCATCATCGCCGGCCTCGCCCGCGCGGTCAAAAGCGACATCGACGCAGCCTGGGAAGCCGTGCGCCACGCCGCCCATCCGCGCATTCACACCTTCCTGGCCACTTCGCCCATCCACATGCAGTACAAACTGCGCATGACGCCGCAGGAGGTCGTCCAGCGGGTGCGCGACATGGTGGCCTACGCCAAATCCCTCTGCGATGATGTGGAGTTCTCCCCCGAAGACGCCGGACGCAGCGACCCCGAATTCCTCTACGAGGTCCTGGCCGCGGCCATCAAGGCCGGGGCCACCACCCTCAACATCCCGGACACCGTGGGCTACACCACCCCCGAGGTGTTCTACCGGCTCATCAAAGGCATCATCGAGAACACCCCCGGCATCGATCAGGTGGTGGTCTCGGTGCATTGCCACAACGACCTGGGCCTGGCTACGGCCAACACCCTGGCCGGATTGATGGCCGGAGCGCGGCAGGCCGAGGTCACCGTCAACGGCATCGGTGAGAGGGCCGGCAACACCGCTCTCGAGGAAGTGGTCATGGCCCTCCGGGTCCGGAAGGATGTTTACGGCCTGGAGACGGACATCGAGCCTTCCCAAATCGTGCGGGTCAGCCAGATGGTGTCCCGGATTACCGGCATGACCGTGCAGCCCAACAAGGCCATCGTAGGGGCCAACGCCTTTGCCCACGAGGCCGGTATCCACCAGGACGGGATGCTCAAACATCAGCAGACCTACGAAATCATGCGCCCCGAGATGGTGGGCTGGCCCAAGTCGCGCCTGGTGTTGGGCAAGCACTCGGGTCGCCATGCCCTACGGGTGCGCCTGGAAGAACTGGGCTATCGCCTGAGCCGCGAGGAGTTGGACGAAATCTTCCAGGCCTTCAAGCGGCTGGCCGACCGCAAGAAGGCCATCACCGACGCCGATTTGATGGCCCTGGTCTCCGCCGAGCGCGGCCTGGCCCCCGAAGAGGAGCGCTTCCACCTGGAGGCCGCCCAGGTGGTGGCCGGGACGGGGATGCCCTCGGCCACGGTGCGGCTGCGCGGGCCCGACGGCCAGACGCACATCGCCTCGGCCGTGGGCACCGGCCCGGTGGACGCGGTGTACAAGGCCATCGAACGGGTGGTGGGCGTGCGCCCGGTGCTGTTGGAGTATGTGGTCAACGCGGTTACCGAGGGCATCGACGCCGTGGGCGAGGTCACCGTGCGCATTCAATCCCCCGCCGCGGAAACGCGCCCATCCCCTCAAGGGGACGTACGACCGCGTACCTTCGGCGGCTACGCTGCCGATACCGACATCATCCTGGCCAGCGC